In a single window of the Patescibacteria group bacterium genome:
- a CDS encoding ATP-dependent Clp protease ATP-binding subunit codes for MNIVGNKEQFFYRDARLEMTFFERVFVRWAVILFWVGLTALTILFILMRESSLKFFGYFLALFILDRLLNLNRSEKIFNRQFEKQILNNPTLKINLLPYCEVSIRKTIEAAYDKTILQGGNFYLHLLNEFLNDKRFQDVFRRLEIKYEEVEAATHDLLNKNSEKKTKKELIKMISELVTLSYFLRDRNYIKSKDVFAAIFHIQNNEIERLKNYFRFTEKDIALAAVFSEFASQIKRWRVVPEERRAFVKEFKHRRQRIMNRAWTARPTPTLDNFSTDLTNLARLEQVGFLIGHERELKQVINILSRASNNNVLLVGEPSVGIGAIVRHVAYLISKDEVPHELFDKRLVMLSIDELVAGCDPITVTERLKKIISEILIARNIILFIPDIHNLFKTSTQGYLQAAEVLIPMISKSGIQTIGSTTPDILKKELETKKDFISLFEAVRVEEISESEATLFLIYSSLILEKRFKAQITYPAIKNAVNIAHRYFRDKLLPLSADDFLKEVLADVRNLGQKIVTSEDVIRVAQQKINVPLSVASKEEAQKLLNLEEIIHQRLIDQEEAVKEVSKALREYRAGLSRKGGPIATFLFVGPTGVGKTELAKTLARIQFGSEEAMIRFDMSQYQDKKSIFDFIGTPEGDKKGILTEAVRQKPYSLILLDEFEKAHTDLLNIFLSVFDDGRLVDNFGRTIDFTNTIIIATSNAHSNLIKQRIEEGVDIENIATELKKRLTEYFPPELINRFSDIIVFKPLRPEDLLKITSLLLNDLAKNLKEEKGIELVFDESVIKKLVEVGYDPVYGARPLRNAISDNIRSLLANSILQNEFVAGDRVLLVYENEKFEAKKTG; via the coding sequence ATGAATATCGTTGGTAATAAAGAACAATTTTTTTATCGTGATGCACGTTTGGAAATGACTTTTTTTGAGCGCGTTTTTGTGCGTTGGGCAGTAATTCTTTTTTGGGTAGGTCTTACAGCGCTAACAATTTTATTTATTTTAATGAGAGAGTCTTCTTTAAAATTTTTCGGATATTTTTTGGCGCTTTTTATTCTTGATCGTTTACTTAACTTAAATCGCTCTGAAAAAATTTTTAATCGCCAATTTGAAAAACAGATTTTAAATAATCCAACTTTAAAAATAAATTTATTACCTTATTGTGAAGTATCTATTAGAAAAACAATTGAAGCGGCTTATGATAAAACAATTTTACAAGGCGGCAACTTTTACCTTCATTTATTAAACGAATTTTTAAATGATAAAAGGTTTCAGGACGTTTTTAGGAGATTAGAAATTAAATATGAGGAAGTTGAGGCGGCCACTCATGATTTATTGAATAAAAACTCAGAGAAAAAGACAAAGAAGGAATTAATTAAAATGATTAGCGAGTTGGTAACGCTAAGTTATTTTTTGCGCGATAGAAATTACATCAAGAGCAAAGATGTTTTTGCGGCAATTTTTCATATCCAAAACAACGAGATAGAGCGCTTAAAAAATTATTTTCGATTCACCGAAAAAGACATAGCTCTGGCGGCAGTGTTTTCTGAGTTTGCTAGTCAAATTAAAAGATGGCGTGTTGTACCAGAAGAGCGACGTGCTTTTGTAAAAGAATTTAAACATCGCAGACAAAGAATTATGAATCGCGCTTGGACCGCTCGACCAACTCCTACCTTGGATAATTTTAGTACGGATTTAACTAATTTGGCGCGATTAGAGCAAGTGGGTTTTCTTATTGGCCACGAGAGGGAATTAAAACAAGTTATTAATATTTTATCCCGCGCGAGCAATAATAATGTTTTATTGGTTGGCGAACCATCAGTTGGTATCGGAGCAATTGTCAGACATGTTGCTTATTTAATTAGTAAAGATGAAGTGCCGCACGAACTTTTTGATAAAAGATTGGTAATGTTATCAATCGATGAATTAGTTGCGGGCTGTGATCCAATTACTGTAACCGAACGATTAAAAAAGATAATTTCAGAAATTTTAATTGCGCGCAACATTATTTTATTTATTCCTGATATTCATAATTTGTTTAAAACTTCAACTCAAGGCTATTTGCAAGCAGCAGAAGTTTTAATACCAATGATTTCTAAATCAGGTATTCAAACTATTGGTTCAACCACGCCAGATATTCTTAAAAAAGAATTAGAAACCAAAAAAGATTTTATTAGTTTATTTGAAGCAGTAAGAGTAGAAGAAATTAGTGAGAGTGAAGCGACGCTATTTTTGATATATTCTTCATTGATTTTGGAAAAAAGATTTAAAGCACAGATTACTTATCCAGCAATTAAAAACGCGGTAAATATTGCTCATAGATATTTTAGAGACAAACTTTTGCCTTTAAGTGCTGATGATTTTTTGAAGGAGGTTTTGGCTGATGTAAGAAATCTTGGCCAAAAAATAGTTACTAGTGAAGATGTGATTCGAGTTGCTCAACAAAAAATTAATGTTCCATTGTCAGTGGCTAGCAAAGAAGAAGCTCAAAAACTATTAAATTTAGAAGAAATCATTCATCAGCGATTAATTGATCAAGAGGAAGCAGTAAAAGAAGTAAGTAAGGCACTAAGAGAATATCGCGCTGGTTTATCAAGAAAAGGAGGACCAATTGCGACTTTTCTTTTTGTTGGTCCAACGGGTGTTGGTAAGACTGAATTAGCAAAAACTTTGGCGCGAATTCAATTTGGTTCAGAAGAAGCAATGATTCGTTTTGATATGTCACAATATCAGGATAAGAAAAGTATTTTTGATTTTATCGGTACGCCAGAAGGAGATAAAAAAGGAATTTTAACTGAAGCAGTTCGTCAAAAACCCTATTCATTGATTTTGCTTGATGAATTTGAAAAAGCGCACACTGATTTATTAAATATCTTTCTTTCTGTTTTTGATGATGGTCGTTTGGTTGATAATTTTGGTAGAACCATTGATTTTACTAATACAATAATCATTGCCACTTCAAATGCTCATTCCAATTTAATAAAACAAAGAATAGAGGAGGGAGTAGATATTGAAAATATTGCCACGGAATTAAAAAAGCGTTTAACCGAATATTTTCCACCGGAGTTAATAAATCGTTTCTCAGATATCATTGTTTTTAAACCACTTCGTCCGGAGGATTTGTTGAAAATTACAAGTTTATTGCTTAATGATTTAGCGAAAAATTTAAAAGAGGAAAAAGGTATCGAATTGGTTTTCGATGAGTCTGTTATTAAGAAATTAGTCGAAGTTGGTTATGACCCAGTTTATGGCGCGAGACCTTTAAGAAATGCCATTAGCGATAATATTAGGAGTTTATTAGCTAATTCTATCCTTCAAAATGAGTTTGTAGCTGGTGATAGGGTTTTGTTGGTTTATGAAAATGAGAAATTTGAGGCGAAAAAGACAGGATAG
- a CDS encoding DNA-directed RNA polymerase subunit beta, translating into MLPQKIFAKSPRFLETLKHLPHLAEIQIKSYEWFLKEGLRELFYEISPVKDYTGKELELYFEDYYFDQPKFNEIESQEKNLTYEAALRVKLKLVNKKTNETKIQEVYFGEIPMMTSRGTFIVNGVERTVVSQIIRSSGLYLTAIQARGRKLFGAKLIPNRGSWLEFETDLDSAIYVKIDRKRKVPATCLLRIFGLDTNEAILKTFADVDNGKIKYIEKTLAKDIAKTKEDSYVEIYRRIRPGDLATPDNAKSLIDGMFFREDRYDLGEVGRFKLNQRLNRKPDEIKERTLTLKDLVEVVKLIISSNNNDLAEPDDIDHLSNRRVRPVGELLQNRLRVGIMRLRRTIQERMSTLDIYNLVPAQLINARQMMAVVWEFFSTSQLSQFLAQENPLAELEHKRRLSAMGPGGLHRKRAGFEVRDVHPTHYGRICPIQTPEGQNVGLVTYLSTFARLNRLGFIETPYFKVKKGHITDEIIYLDAYEEERYHIAHSNVNIDKNGKIVDEMVEARYRGEPGFYRRDEIDLIDVSPFQILSVATSLIPFLEHDDANRAQMGSNMQRQAVSYMYSEAPLVSTGLEAKAARDSGHVLVSDVDGEVVEVDGRHIKIKVKGTNNYKVYTLRTFVRANQYTCISQRPIVKKGQKIHKGDVLADSLQTKDGMLALGKNLLVAFISWGGANYEDAVILSERVVQNDLFTSIHIEDFVCDVRETKLGPEITTLDIPNVSLEKLKDLDEEGIVRIGAEVRSGDILVGKISPKGEGELTAEERLLRAIFGEKARDVKDTSLILKHGKRGRVVGIKIFSRDRGDKLEPGIIKRIQIEVAQRRLIRAGDKLAGRHGNKGVISKIVPVEDMPYLEDGTPVDIILNPLGVASRMNLGQILETHLGWAAHELGYQAIVPVFSGTTEEDIKKELKTAGLPEDGKVILYDGRTGEPFENRVMVGYIYMMKLVHMVEDKVHMRSIGPYSLITQQPLGGKAQLGGQRFGEMEVWALEGYGAAYTLQEMLTIKSDDIKGRISTYESIVRGQEFKSPNIPASFHVLVNELKSLALNIELIGVKEKSKTVEEKEEEGKLFSEAMEENKYLENNQGQSQQSKEE; encoded by the coding sequence ATGCTGCCTCAAAAAATTTTTGCCAAATCCCCTAGATTTTTAGAAACATTAAAACACTTGCCACATTTAGCAGAAATTCAGATAAAATCTTATGAATGGTTTTTGAAAGAGGGGTTAAGGGAATTATTTTATGAAATTTCGCCTGTAAAGGATTATACTGGCAAAGAATTAGAACTTTATTTTGAAGATTACTATTTTGATCAACCGAAATTTAATGAGATTGAAAGTCAAGAAAAAAATTTAACCTATGAAGCAGCGTTAAGGGTGAAATTGAAATTAGTTAATAAAAAAACTAACGAGACGAAAATCCAAGAGGTTTATTTTGGCGAAATTCCAATGATGACCTCGCGCGGAACTTTTATTGTTAATGGCGTTGAAAGAACCGTGGTTTCTCAGATTATTCGGTCAAGCGGTTTATATTTGACAGCAATTCAAGCACGTGGACGAAAATTGTTTGGCGCTAAATTAATTCCCAATCGCGGCTCTTGGTTAGAATTTGAAACTGATTTAGACTCCGCTATTTATGTTAAAATTGATCGAAAAAGAAAAGTACCAGCGACGTGTTTGTTAAGAATTTTTGGTTTGGATACCAATGAGGCAATTTTAAAAACTTTTGCTGATGTTGATAATGGAAAGATAAAATATATTGAAAAAACTTTAGCAAAAGATATTGCTAAAACAAAAGAAGATTCTTATGTTGAAATTTATCGACGTATCCGGCCGGGAGATTTAGCGACGCCCGATAACGCTAAAAGCTTAATTGATGGCATGTTTTTCAGGGAAGATCGTTATGATTTGGGTGAAGTAGGAAGATTTAAATTAAATCAGCGTCTCAATCGAAAACCAGACGAAATAAAAGAGAGGACATTGACGCTTAAAGATTTGGTTGAAGTTGTAAAATTAATCATTTCTTCTAACAATAATGATTTAGCTGAACCCGATGACATTGATCATTTAAGCAATCGCCGAGTGCGGCCAGTTGGGGAATTATTACAAAATCGTTTAAGGGTTGGCATCATGCGTTTGCGCCGAACAATTCAGGAGAGAATGTCCACTTTGGATATTTATAATTTAGTGCCAGCTCAATTAATTAATGCAAGACAGATGATGGCGGTTGTTTGGGAATTTTTTAGCACTTCTCAATTGTCTCAATTTTTAGCCCAAGAAAATCCTTTAGCCGAATTAGAGCATAAAAGAAGACTATCAGCGATGGGGCCAGGTGGTTTACATCGCAAACGTGCTGGTTTTGAAGTTAGAGATGTGCATCCAACTCATTATGGCAGAATTTGTCCAATTCAAACACCCGAAGGACAAAATGTCGGATTGGTCACTTATTTATCAACATTTGCTCGATTAAACAGATTAGGTTTTATTGAAACGCCATATTTTAAAGTGAAAAAAGGACACATCACTGATGAAATCATCTATTTGGATGCTTATGAAGAAGAAAGATATCATATTGCCCATTCAAATGTGAATATTGATAAAAATGGAAAAATTGTTGATGAGATGGTTGAGGCTCGTTATCGAGGAGAGCCGGGCTTTTATCGTCGCGATGAAATTGATTTAATAGACGTTTCGCCATTTCAAATTTTAAGCGTTGCCACTTCTCTAATTCCATTTCTAGAACATGATGATGCTAATCGCGCGCAAATGGGTTCGAATATGCAGCGACAAGCCGTTTCTTATATGTATAGCGAGGCGCCGTTGGTGTCGACTGGTTTAGAGGCCAAGGCAGCACGTGATTCAGGTCATGTGCTGGTTAGTGATGTTGATGGTGAGGTGGTAGAGGTTGATGGACGTCATATTAAGATAAAAGTAAAAGGTACAAATAATTACAAAGTTTATACTTTGCGTACTTTTGTTCGTGCTAATCAATATACTTGTATTTCTCAAAGACCAATTGTGAAAAAGGGCCAAAAAATTCACAAGGGTGATGTTTTAGCTGATAGTTTGCAAACAAAAGATGGAATGCTGGCTCTGGGAAAAAATTTATTAGTTGCTTTTATTTCTTGGGGCGGCGCTAATTATGAAGATGCAGTAATTTTGTCTGAAAGAGTTGTGCAGAATGACTTGTTCACTTCTATCCATATTGAAGATTTTGTTTGTGATGTGCGCGAAACAAAATTAGGACCGGAGATTACCACATTAGATATTCCCAATGTTTCTTTGGAAAAACTTAAAGATTTGGATGAAGAGGGTATTGTTAGAATTGGCGCGGAAGTGAGAAGTGGAGATATTTTGGTTGGTAAAATTTCACCAAAGGGTGAAGGGGAGTTAACCGCAGAGGAAAGGTTGTTGAGAGCAATTTTTGGTGAAAAAGCCCGCGATGTTAAAGATACTTCCTTAATTTTAAAACACGGCAAAAGAGGAAGAGTGGTCGGAATAAAAATTTTCTCTCGTGATCGAGGCGACAAATTAGAGCCGGGAATTATTAAGCGTATCCAAATCGAAGTGGCACAAAGACGTTTGATTAGAGCAGGAGATAAGTTGGCGGGTCGTCATGGTAATAAGGGTGTTATTTCTAAAATTGTTCCTGTTGAAGATATGCCTTATTTAGAAGATGGAACACCAGTTGATATTATTTTAAATCCATTGGGCGTTGCTTCTCGTATGAACCTCGGTCAAATTTTAGAAACTCATTTGGGATGGGCAGCGCATGAATTGGGTTACCAAGCTATCGTGCCAGTTTTTAGTGGGACAACCGAAGAGGACATTAAGAAAGAATTAAAAACAGCTGGGTTGCCTGAAGATGGAAAAGTAATTTTATATGACGGCAGAACTGGTGAGCCATTTGAAAACAGAGTGATGGTTGGCTACATCTATATGATGAAATTAGTTCATATGGTTGAAGATAAAGTTCATATGAGATCCATTGGTCCTTATTCGTTGATTACTCAACAACCATTAGGTGGAAAGGCGCAATTGGGTGGTCAGCGCTTTGGAGAAATGGAGGTTTGGGCACTAGAGGGATATGGCGCTGCTTATACTTTACAAGAAATGTTAACAATAAAATCCGATGATATTAAAGGAAGAATTTCTACTTATGAATCAATTGTGCGAGGCCAAGAATTTAAGAGTCCGAACATTCCCGCTTCTTTTCATGTCCTTGTTAACGAGTTGAAGAGTTTGGCTTTAAATATTGAACTAATCGGCGTAAAGGAAAAATCAAAGACTGTGGAAGAAAAAGAAGAGGAAGGAAAATTATTCTCTGAAGCTATGGAAGAAAACAAATATTTAGAAAATAATCAAGGTCAAAGTCAACAATCAAAAGAAGAATAA
- the rpoC gene encoding DNA-directed RNA polymerase subunit beta', which translates to MLPEDFLAIKLKLASPEEILSWSYGEVTKPETINYRTQRPEKDGLFSERIFGPTKDWECYCGKYKRIRYKGIICDKCGVEVTRASVRRERMGHIKLACPVAHIWYLRNIPSQIALFLGVNQQQLERVIYYTAYIITKVNNEERKKALEDLKSEYESKKKNTSKDKLNVLETLYKHHVEELNGLYPLKIISEIEYFNLSKKFGHVFEAGIGSEPIVELLKSIDLKKKEKQLIKEFKEKKSDKKKILLQLKLIKSFVKNNLRPEWMFLTVLPVLPPDLRPMVALDGGRYATSDLNDLYRRVINRNNRLKKLLELNAPEVIIRNEKRMLQEAVDALIDNSARKTQIQSSAQKRPLKSLSDILQGKQGRFRQNLLGKRVDYSGRSVIVVGPELRHFECGLPKVMALELFRPFVVNKLLERGIVFNIRSANRLIDQGPAEVWAILEEVIRDKYVLLNRAPTLHRLGIQAFKPVLIEDLALRIPPMVCTAFNADFDGDQMAVHLPLTQEAQREAREIMLSSLNCLKPANGEPIINPTKDIIVGCYYLTKIFNNLKGEGKVFSSPEEVIMAYDYKIIDLKAKIKIKPYKEFYFKKIGDVLVAEKYESPNTLIETSAGQIIFNDIFPKDFPFVGEVVEKKFLSKLTDYIISHFDSVVAIDLLDKIKALGFHYATISGITWSMSDLLIPAEKEEIINESRKEIQTIEQQFNEGFLARDEKRTHAIKAWEKGLSKISKNITKALPENNPVFQIIDSGSRGSWGQLTQMMGMKGLVQNPKGEIIELPILSSYKEGLSVLEYFIASHGARKGSSDTALKTANAGYLTRRLIDATQEVIVTEEDCGATKGITVFRADGAEYGHRFSARLIGRTVLEDIKIGNKIIIKANEVITPQIAEIIEKSDIEAVKIRSPITCKTLWGVCAKCYGYDLGYNKPVVAGTPIGIIAAQSIGEPGTQLTLRTFHTGGVAGQDITHGLPRIEELFEARTPKNKAVITEVDGEVTKIEEQEKEIIIHIKSKKETTKKIKGKTHKLKTTDAHQYSIPKTKKILVKEGDIVKAGDKLCVGDIDPKELLRVTNRETVERYILSEVQKIYVSEGVSINNKHLEIVIRQMFDKVKIKNPGDSDFLIGEIVSKSRFLEENKKLKTKGKKPAKAVQLFLGITRSALASESFLAAASFQETTRVLVKAALEGRVDYLRGLKENVIIGRLVPVGTGFRKNEEQQIAKRKK; encoded by the coding sequence ATGTTGCCAGAAGATTTTTTAGCCATTAAATTAAAATTAGCCTCCCCAGAAGAAATTCTTTCTTGGAGTTATGGGGAAGTAACAAAACCTGAAACAATTAATTATCGCACTCAACGACCAGAAAAAGATGGTTTATTTTCTGAAAGAATTTTTGGCCCAACAAAAGATTGGGAGTGTTATTGTGGAAAATATAAGAGAATTCGTTATAAGGGCATTATTTGCGATAAGTGTGGTGTGGAAGTAACTCGCGCCAGCGTTCGTCGTGAAAGGATGGGCCATATTAAATTAGCTTGTCCAGTGGCCCATATCTGGTATTTAAGAAACATTCCATCTCAAATAGCCCTTTTCTTGGGGGTTAACCAACAGCAATTAGAGAGGGTCATTTATTATACAGCCTACATTATTACTAAAGTTAATAACGAGGAACGCAAAAAAGCTTTAGAAGATTTAAAATCAGAATACGAAAGCAAAAAGAAAAATACTTCGAAGGATAAATTAAACGTTTTAGAAACTCTTTATAAGCATCATGTGGAAGAGTTAAATGGCCTTTATCCGCTAAAAATCATTTCTGAAATTGAATATTTCAATTTAAGTAAAAAATTTGGACATGTCTTTGAAGCTGGAATTGGTAGTGAACCGATAGTTGAATTGTTGAAATCTATAGATTTAAAGAAAAAAGAAAAACAATTAATCAAAGAATTTAAAGAGAAAAAAAGTGATAAAAAGAAAATTCTTCTTCAATTAAAACTAATCAAATCTTTTGTCAAAAATAATTTAAGACCGGAATGGATGTTTTTGACGGTTTTACCAGTTTTGCCACCAGATTTAAGACCAATGGTGGCTTTAGATGGCGGTCGCTATGCCACTTCAGATTTAAATGATTTATATCGACGCGTTATTAATCGTAATAATCGACTGAAAAAACTTTTAGAATTAAATGCGCCAGAAGTAATTATTAGAAATGAAAAAAGGATGTTGCAGGAAGCGGTTGATGCTTTAATTGATAATAGCGCTAGAAAAACTCAAATTCAATCAAGCGCTCAGAAGCGACCATTAAAATCGCTTTCTGATATTTTGCAAGGTAAACAGGGTCGTTTTAGACAGAATTTATTAGGAAAGCGCGTTGATTATTCTGGTCGTTCGGTTATTGTAGTTGGTCCAGAATTGCGACATTTTGAATGCGGATTGCCTAAAGTAATGGCCTTGGAATTATTTAGACCATTTGTGGTTAATAAATTGTTAGAAAGAGGAATTGTTTTTAATATTCGCAGCGCTAATCGATTGATTGATCAAGGACCAGCAGAGGTTTGGGCTATTTTAGAAGAAGTGATAAGAGATAAATACGTATTATTAAATCGCGCGCCAACACTGCATCGTTTAGGCATTCAAGCTTTCAAACCCGTTTTAATCGAGGATTTAGCTTTACGCATTCCGCCAATGGTTTGTACAGCTTTTAATGCAGATTTTGATGGCGATCAAATGGCAGTTCATTTGCCATTGACTCAAGAAGCTCAAAGAGAAGCTCGTGAAATTATGCTTTCTTCTTTGAATTGTTTAAAGCCAGCTAATGGTGAACCAATCATTAATCCCACAAAAGACATCATTGTTGGATGTTATTATTTGACAAAAATATTTAACAATCTAAAAGGAGAAGGAAAAGTTTTTTCTTCGCCAGAAGAAGTTATAATGGCTTATGATTATAAAATTATTGATTTAAAAGCCAAAATAAAAATCAAGCCTTACAAAGAGTTTTATTTCAAAAAGATAGGCGATGTTTTGGTGGCTGAAAAATACGAAAGCCCGAATACTTTAATTGAAACTTCCGCTGGCCAGATTATTTTCAATGATATTTTCCCTAAAGATTTTCCTTTTGTCGGCGAGGTTGTTGAAAAGAAGTTTTTAAGTAAATTAACGGATTACATTATTAGTCATTTTGATTCGGTTGTCGCGATTGATTTGTTGGATAAAATCAAGGCATTGGGATTCCATTATGCAACTATTTCGGGAATTACTTGGTCCATGTCGGATTTGCTTATTCCTGCCGAAAAAGAAGAAATTATTAATGAATCCAGAAAAGAGATTCAGACAATCGAACAACAATTTAATGAAGGATTCTTAGCTCGCGATGAAAAAAGAACTCATGCGATTAAAGCATGGGAAAAAGGATTATCAAAGATTTCTAAAAATATTACAAAGGCATTGCCGGAAAACAATCCCGTTTTTCAAATTATTGATTCTGGCAGTCGAGGATCATGGGGACAGTTGACTCAGATGATGGGCATGAAAGGTCTGGTGCAAAATCCAAAAGGTGAAATTATTGAATTGCCAATTCTCTCTTCTTATAAAGAGGGATTAAGCGTTTTGGAATATTTCATTGCAAGTCACGGCGCTCGAAAAGGATCTAGCGATACCGCTTTGAAAACTGCCAATGCCGGTTATTTGACGCGCCGTTTAATTGATGCTACACAAGAAGTAATTGTTACTGAAGAGGATTGCGGTGCTACTAAAGGCATTACTGTTTTTCGAGCTGATGGCGCTGAGTATGGTCATCGTTTCAGCGCTCGATTAATTGGAAGAACAGTGCTAGAAGATATAAAAATTGGCAATAAAATAATTATTAAAGCCAATGAAGTGATTACTCCTCAAATAGCGGAAATAATTGAAAAATCTGATATTGAAGCAGTCAAAATTCGTTCGCCAATTACTTGTAAAACTTTGTGGGGAGTTTGCGCTAAATGTTATGGATATGATTTGGGTTATAATAAACCTGTTGTAGCGGGCACGCCAATTGGTATTATTGCTGCTCAATCAATTGGTGAACCAGGAACGCAATTAACATTAAGAACGTTCCATACAGGCGGTGTTGCTGGTCAGGATATTACTCATGGTTTGCCTAGGATTGAAGAGTTATTTGAAGCGCGAACCCCAAAAAATAAAGCAGTTATTACTGAAGTTGATGGAGAAGTAACTAAAATAGAAGAACAAGAAAAAGAAATCATCATTCATATTAAATCAAAAAAGGAAACAACCAAAAAAATTAAAGGGAAAACTCATAAGTTAAAAACTACAGATGCCCATCAATACTCTATTCCTAAAACGAAGAAAATTTTGGTTAAAGAGGGCGATATTGTAAAGGCGGGAGATAAATTATGTGTGGGCGATATTGATCCTAAAGAATTATTGAGAGTTACTAACCGCGAAACAGTTGAACGATATATACTTTCTGAAGTTCAGAAAATTTATGTTTCTGAAGGTGTAAGTATTAATAATAAACATTTGGAAATTGTTATCCGACAAATGTTTGATAAGGTTAAAATTAAAAACCCAGGCGATAGCGATTTCTTAATTGGCGAAATTGTTTCCAAATCCAGATTTTTGGAGGAAAATAAAAAATTGAAAACCAAAGGTAAAAAACCAGCTAAAGCTGTTCAATTGTTTTTGGGCATTACTCGTTCGGCTTTAGCCAGCGAAAGCTTTTTGGCTGCCGCTTCATTCCAGGAGACAACAAGAGTGTTGGTGAAGGCTGCGCTCGAGGGCAGGGTTGATTATCTCCGTGGCTTAAAAGAAAATGTTATTATTGGCCGTTTGGTGCCGGTTGGCACTGGATTCAGAAAAAACGAAGAACAGCAAATTGCGAAAAGAAAAAAATAA